Proteins encoded by one window of Xylella fastidiosa:
- a CDS encoding response regulator transcription factor: MRLLLIEDNADLADAIIRRMRRHGHAVDWQSDGLAAAGVLRYQRFDLVVLDIGLPSLDGLQLLSELRQRGDTTPVLILTARDAIEDRVYTLNVGADDYLSKPFDFREFEARCRVLLRRNRGNASEVVRIGGFEFDNAAHRICLNGEPIKLPNREYRLLEILIARLGQIVGKDEIGNSLFNFDDNAGPNAIELYVARLRRKLEAAPLRIVTVRRAGYLLEPIVEARGHEACD; this comes from the coding sequence ATGCGCCTATTGTTGATTGAGGACAATGCTGATCTTGCCGATGCGATCATCCGGCGCATGCGGCGTCACGGGCATGCGGTGGATTGGCAGAGCGATGGTCTAGCTGCTGCGGGCGTGTTGCGTTACCAGCGCTTTGACCTGGTGGTGTTGGATATTGGCTTACCCAGTTTGGATGGCTTGCAGTTGCTGAGTGAGTTGCGCCAGCGTGGCGACACGACACCGGTGCTGATACTGACGGCACGTGATGCCATTGAAGATCGTGTGTATACGTTGAATGTTGGTGCCGACGACTACTTGAGCAAACCGTTCGACTTTCGTGAGTTTGAGGCGCGTTGCCGTGTCTTGTTGCGTCGTAACCGTGGTAATGCCAGTGAAGTGGTGCGGATTGGCGGCTTTGAGTTTGATAATGCAGCGCATCGCATCTGTTTGAACGGTGAGCCGATCAAATTACCTAATCGTGAATACCGGCTTCTGGAGATATTGATTGCCCGGTTGGGTCAAATCGTGGGTAAAGACGAGATTGGCAACAGCTTGTTCAATTTTGATGACAATGCCGGGCCGAATGCGATTGAACTTTATGTGGCACGGTTGCGTAGGAAATTGGAAGCGGCGCCACTGCGTATCGTGACTGTGCGTCGTGCAGGCTATCTCCTCGAACCGATCGTTGAGGCTAGGGGCCATGAAGCGTGCGATTAA
- a CDS encoding sensor histidine kinase has protein sequence MKRAINGGSIRRTLWLYLGAFSMMSTVFLFFAARDYGQRAADGSYDHLLVSSALSILGSVSLVDGQWQVDLPYVALDVLAMAPEDRVFYRVYDVHGHIMTGYGDLPSPPRVPLPGEAPLLFDADYSGELVRFVAVARTLASVATLTEVYVQVGQTRQARDALAHEMVVNALLVIAVLTLLSLPLVALGVYRALWPLRRIERDLAQRQPWDLKPLTTAPPQEMAQMVGALNHFMERLSNSNETLRAFMGEAAHQMRTPLAALRAQAQLALEEGDAFQLRCSLTAIERNASHMSRLLNQLLSDASAIHRTQIQHFEEVNLLELIHQAVSEVVPYREEMLCVQWTNDPHPAWIRGDALLLREALKNLVDNACKYGGGSLQLTLTSDAHECVLTLADQGPGIAPSEAERVFERFVRGVHASPGGAGLGLAIVKRIIDNHRGRIDLSNRIGGGLMITLGFPR, from the coding sequence ATGAAGCGTGCGATTAACGGTGGTTCGATCCGCCGTACCTTGTGGTTGTATCTCGGCGCATTCTCGATGATGAGCACCGTGTTCCTGTTCTTTGCCGCGCGTGACTACGGGCAGCGTGCTGCTGACGGTTCTTATGACCATTTGTTGGTGTCCTCTGCGTTATCGATCTTGGGCAGCGTCTCGCTGGTCGATGGACAGTGGCAGGTGGATCTGCCTTATGTGGCGTTGGACGTATTGGCGATGGCACCTGAAGACCGGGTTTTTTATCGTGTTTACGATGTACACGGCCACATTATGACCGGGTATGGTGACCTACCGTCACCACCGCGTGTGCCGTTGCCTGGGGAGGCACCCTTGCTGTTCGATGCTGACTACAGCGGTGAGCTGGTGCGGTTCGTCGCGGTGGCAAGGACGCTTGCTTCAGTGGCAACACTGACTGAGGTGTATGTGCAAGTTGGTCAGACCCGGCAGGCACGTGATGCGTTGGCGCATGAAATGGTGGTGAACGCGTTGTTGGTGATTGCTGTCTTGACGCTGTTGTCACTGCCCTTGGTTGCGTTGGGTGTATATCGCGCGTTGTGGCCGTTGCGTCGGATTGAGCGTGATTTAGCGCAGCGCCAACCCTGGGATCTAAAGCCGTTGACGACTGCGCCGCCGCAAGAAATGGCGCAGATGGTCGGTGCACTGAACCACTTTATGGAGCGGCTGTCCAACAGTAATGAAACGTTACGTGCGTTTATGGGGGAAGCCGCGCATCAGATGCGTACCCCACTGGCTGCATTGCGTGCTCAGGCGCAGCTTGCATTGGAGGAAGGGGATGCGTTCCAGTTGCGTTGCAGTTTGACGGCGATTGAGCGTAATGCAAGCCACATGAGTCGCTTGCTTAACCAGTTGCTGAGTGATGCCAGTGCGATTCATCGTACCCAGATACAGCACTTTGAGGAGGTGAATCTGCTCGAGTTGATCCACCAGGCCGTGTCTGAAGTCGTGCCATATAGGGAGGAGATGCTATGTGTGCAGTGGACGAATGATCCGCATCCAGCATGGATACGTGGTGATGCCTTGTTGCTGCGCGAAGCACTGAAAAATTTGGTCGACAATGCCTGCAAATACGGGGGTGGCAGCTTGCAGTTGACATTGACCAGTGACGCACATGAGTGTGTCTTGACATTGGCCGATCAAGGTCCGGGGATTGCTCCTAGTGAGGCTGAGCGTGTGTTTGAGCGTTTTGTGCGTGGCGTGCATGCATCCCCAGGGGGGGCGGGTCTGGGATTGGCGATTGTGAAACGGATCATTGATAACCATCGTGGCCGTATCGATCTATCTAATCGCATTGGTGGCGGCCTGATGATCACCCTAGGTTTTCCTCGGTGA